A window from Musa acuminata AAA Group cultivar baxijiao chromosome BXJ3-10, Cavendish_Baxijiao_AAA, whole genome shotgun sequence encodes these proteins:
- the LOC135650954 gene encoding RING-H2 finger protein ATL74-like translates to MHQDHVDDSISMEYCCLSSVLVRLLTKAALVLSLMVKWLLFPCYDWWPTSSSAAVAASSEGIKGAEARARHRAAAQAVREGLRVSTYGELVAEQEEAAAATCAVCLSEVGRRERVWELRNCRHVFHRGCLDRWLDHDEHLSCPLCREPLLARRSTAGASPLHPPPPPPPPSEPSWAVERLLYFFGDDLLLHAPAPLPS, encoded by the coding sequence ATGCATCAGGACCACGTTGATGACAGCATCTCTATGGAGTACTGCTGCTTGAGCTCCGTGCTGGTCCGACTCCTTACGAAGGCTGCGCTCGTCTTGTCGCTGATGGTCAAGTGGCTCCTCTTTCCCTGCTACGACTGGTGGCCTacttcctcctccgccgccgtcgcCGCGTCTTCGGAAGGCATCAAAGGAGCCGAGGCCAGAGCCCGTCACCGCGCCGCCGCCCAGGCGGTGAGGGAAGGGCTTCGGGTCTCGACCTACGGGGAGCTGGTGGCAGAGCAGGAGGAGGCGGCCGCCGCGACGTGCGCGGTGTGCCTGAGCGAGGTGGGTCGGCGGGAGCGGGTGTGGGAGCTGAGGAACTGCAGGCATGTGTTCCACCGGGGGTGCCTGGACCGGTGGCTCGACCACGACGAGCACCTCAGCTGCCCGCTCTGCCGCGAGCCGCTCCTCGCCCGGCGCTCGACCGCCGGGGCTTCTCCGCTtcatcctccgccgccgccgccgccgccgtcggagCCCAGCTGGGCCGTGGAGCGTCTCCTGTACTTCTTCGGAgacgacctcctcctccatgctcCTGCTCCTCTTCCTTCATAG
- the LOC135650951 gene encoding CASP-like protein 2A1, protein MTRMHPPHACTIPPALDCGPNLLRSHTFPSPSCIEWHFHSPTTSSARLFLLLVQIPRRCCPIHSASLSFFPPPCSSAEGRTTTTMMSEEDKQQTKPAAVGEDAMAVDSAEEGRTAEALLRVAPVGLCLAAMAIMLRNSQENEFGAVSYADLTAFKYLVFANGVCAAYSLLSAFCVAMRRPSTLSRAWSVFLLDQVLTYVILAAGTVAAEIVYLAYMGAEKVTWSKECSAFDGFCRRATTSLGFTFGSVACYVLLSLVSSYRLFSNYDTPITFLSSKGLEIAAYPC, encoded by the exons ATGACCAGAATGCATCCACCGCATGCATGCACGATCCCACCCGCCTTGGATTGCGGTCCGAACCTGCTTCGTTCCCATACCTTTCCATCACCTTCCTGCATTGAATGGCATTTCCACTCCCCAACTACCTCCTCCGCCCGCCTCTTCCTCCTACTCGTACAAATCCCACGGCGTTGTTGTCCGATCCACTCCGCATCCCTttccttcttccctcctccttgtTCCTCAGCTGAAGgcaggacgacgacgacgatgatgagcGAGGAGGACAAGCAGCAAACGAAGCCGGCAGCCGTCGGCGAGGACGCCATGGCGGTCGACAGCGCGGAGGAGGGACGGACGGCGGAGGCGCTGCTGCGCGTGGCGCCCGTGGGGCTCTGCCTCGCGGCGATGGCCATCATGCTCAGGAACTCGCAGGAGAACGAATTCGGCGCTGTCTCCTACGCCGACCTCACCGCCTTCAA GTATCTGGTGTTCGCTAATGGAGTTTGCGCGGCCTACTCCCTCTTGTCGGCCTTCTGCGTGGCCATGCGCCGTCCCTCGACCCTCTCCCGTGCATGGTCTGTCTTCCTTCTCGACCAG GTGCTGACGTACGTGATACTGGCGGCGGGGACGGTGGCGGCGGAGATAGTGTACTTGGCATACATGGGGGCCGAGAAGGTGACGTGGAGCAAGGAGTGCAGCGCCTTCGACGGCTTCTGCAGGAGGGCGACGACCTCCTTGGGGTTCACCTTCGGTTCTGTGGCTTGCTATGTGCTGCTCTCCCTCGTCTCCTCCTACCGTCTCTTCAGCAACTACGATACCCCCATCACCTTCCTTAGCAGCAAGGGATTGGAGATAGCAGCCTACCCTTGCTGA